A stretch of DNA from Chloroflexota bacterium:
GGAACCCCTGCCCGCGCTCAAAGTGGAGGGCCGATACCTCGATACCGAGTTGACCTTCGTTGGTGAGCTTGCGGACGGCATCGGCGGCCTCCCGCAGGGCATCCGCACCAAGTTGGATCTTCTCATGCAGAGTGAGCTCAGCCCAACGGTTGCCCGTCACGCTGACCTTGATTCCACTCATGGACATGGGATGAGCCTTCAGTCTCTCCAGGAAACCATACGACTCGAGCGTGGTGTTAAACTCATGACGCCTGGTCCACGTCAGGGGTCTATCGGGGTCAATTTGCTTGTCCGTGTCGGGTCTGTCCCAAAGTATCTCGGCAGTCAACACTTCCGAGACGACGTCGCCGTGCATCGCTACCGCCAGGACGAACCGCGTGCCACGATGGACCTCGAAAGGCTCCTCGTAAGTACCACCGGAAACCTTGGGGTCTGAGCCATCCGTGGTGTACTTGATCTCGGTGCGCCCGTCCTTGTTGGGGGCAGCTCGGAGCTCAACAATCTTGTTCCCTCTCTTGCCCGCGTAGGTCTTGTATTTCAAAGTCAGGCGGTTGCGCCACTTGTGATCCGGGCCAGAAGCATGCGTTCGCGTAGAATCCACGGCCAGAAACGAGACCTCCATTTCGCTCGTTCGATAAAGACCCTGCTCGACCTTCTGGGAGGCTTCCGTCGCATCAGCGCCGACTTCGGCGTACACAGTGTCGCCGTGCACAGGCGTAACCTTCAACTCCACCTCTCCAGTATCTTCATGGCGTGAGCGCTCCTGTATCTGCACCGAAGTGGTCTTGGGTGGTGGTGGGTTCCGGTCAACGTAGCCCGCCGGATCCTCGCGCCAGACCTCACGGTATACAAGATCATCCTTGATAGCATCGAGCGCCTCGCGACGGTGCCACTGCCACTGAGGGTTCATGGCAGCACGTCGCTTGACTTCGCTCCACAACATAACGGGTGTCGTAAACAGACGCGCTTCAATCTTCTTGCGGAATGTATCGCTCGTAACGTCTTCGGTGTACTTCTGCTTGTCCTTCAAGACCTGGATGACCTGGTCCTCGCCGTTGTACTTGTTCCCCTCGTACTTCATCAGGAAGTCAGCAGAAAGGAAGACATCCGTATCATTTTGACGGAAGGGGTAGTACAGAGTCGAGAATGTCTCTTTGACCGCTGAGAGGAACTGGCCCAGAATGCGATCCCGGAGTTCATCTGCCTGCTTGAACTGAGGGTCCGTCTGAGGAGTCTTGTCCGCCTCCATTTCGTCGAGAATATGTTGGATAGCCTTGAGCCGCTTGGCGCTGTCGATTAGTGTGTCGAAGGTATTGCGCGAACCCGTCAAGACGGCGATACGATTCTTGAAGGGAGTCTGCCCGTAGAATTGGACGAGTTGGGGGTTCAGACCCTGGCCAACGTAGGGCTCGGAGATGACGAGAGAGATGCGATCCTGGAACACTTGAATCTCGTCGATGGACGGCAGCACCAGTACTTCCTGATAGCACCAGCCCATCGGCGGTTTGAAAAGGGTCTTGAGGCGCTCTCTGAGTTCTTTCAATGCCTGTTCTCGGACATATGCAGTGGACAGCGACTCCAGCTTCGCGACGAGGTTCTGGACGTTCTTGAAGAACAGCCTGCCGTCACGATTGGAGTGGAGGTACCAGGCTGCAGTGGCAAGCTTCTCGAGAATATCGCTCTTGAGACGGGCCAGATTCCTACCGGGCGCGCAGAGGTAGCCCACCACTTCCGGGATGGTTAGGCCGACAACAGCATTCGGGACATTGGCCAGCGAAGACATGAAGATGAGCCGACATGCGTCCTGCGTGTCATTCGTGCCCAGGTTCTGATCCATGACTTCGGCGACTGCTTTCCCCTGAGATGCAATATCGTGGGCCACGGCGTTGTCCAGTGTGGGGTTGATCTGGCGGATTTCCGACAGGGTCTCGGGGTCGTTCAAGTCTATGTTGTGCACGCCAATGAGATACACCTTCTCCGCTTCCCCCGATTGCCACAGTCGCGAGGTGATGATGCGCATCAGGCGGATCAGTGCACGGGTCTGCTGGAATCCGGGATTTTCACGAAAGCGTGCATACAGGTCTTTGATCGAAGGGTGGAACGGGTAACTGTCTTGGATGAACTGCGCAAACTTCTCTGGCGACTGGGCCGTAATGTCCATCTGTCGCGCCTCGCGGATGGCCTTGGCATATGCTTGGGCGACCTCTGTCACCTCCTCGTTTGGTGGCAGGTCCTTGAACAGGCGCTTCCGCAGGATGTGATAGAACTCATCTGTGTTGATTTGAACCGGCGTCAGGTTCATCGAGTGCCTTTGGGCCTCGCTCTGAAGCTGCTTCAGCAGGTCGGCGATCTGGGCACTAGCTTCGGCATAAGTGCCGACAAGGTCAGTCAGCACGATGCACACGTTGGCTAGCTCTTTCTCTGCGACTGCTTCGAAAAGGTTGGTCAGTGCTGTGGCCGTGACGTGCGAAAGATCTGAGTTGCCGACGGCGATTGACTTGGCGTTATCGAGGTAAGGTGGCAGTTCGTCGAGGAGTATCAGGGTAGGCTTGCCTTTGAGCAGGTTTATCCAGGCTGAGCGGCCCGGAGCCTTCAGCGGCGAATAGTAGTCCTTGAAGTCGGCATGTCTACCTATCTGACGCGCTATCTCTCCCCAGATACCGTGTGGAACGTCGGTTTCGCGGCCTGAGAAGGCAATGACTCGCACGGGTGGCAGCGCCTTCGCGCTTGGCAGTCCGGGCAGAACAGCTGCACGGAGTTCCGGATGCTTCGCCAACAGGCCAAGAGTGATGAGGTTATGTGTCTTGCCCCCACCCATCGCCTGGGTGAGTTTGAATACTGCCTGCTCCGAACGACCCTCAAGTCGCCGGAGGGCCTCCATAAGCAGAGTTCGCATCCCGTCCGTGACATAGTTCTCTTCGAGGAAGGCCCTAGTGTCGATCTTGTCTTCGGCCAGATGCATCAGGTTGAGAACGGTGTCGCGACGAGCCGCGTCGAAGACGCTCTCGCGTGGTGTGCATAGGGTCTTGATCGATTTCATTTGCACATCCCTCCTGCCCCGGTCCCATCAGATTGCTCTGGCTGGGCGACCGCGGGCCGATTGTCAATTGTATGCCTGATCACGAAATCCTGGCGAAAGCGGCAACATAGCGAAAACAAGGCCTTCTGACAATGCGAATTCTACGACTACCCTTGCTATTGTGCAAGGGATACCCTTTTTGGAGCGTGCTCTCCAGGACGCAGATGAAGGGAGTTTGCAGGTAACGAAACAGCGAATTGTTGGATCACAATCTGGACTATTGTTCAACGTTCCAGCGCTCCGAAACGGCAGCTCTTCTCTTGAACTTGGCAATGATGTAGTATGCATGTAGAATTGGCCAGCACTAAGACGATTGCATTGAAGAGAAGATCGTAAACAGCGCCGTAATCTTCAGGGAAGATCGGAGGCAGCTAGTAGAATATGGAAGTGAGAGATCCTCTGTACGGTTTGGTGGAGTATGGGACAGATGAAGAGAAGATAATAAACAGCATCGTACTTCAGAGGTTGCGAAACATAAAGCAGCTTGCATTGGCTAGCGCTG
This window harbors:
- a CDS encoding DUF499 domain-containing protein; protein product: MKSIKTLCTPRESVFDAARRDTVLNLMHLAEDKIDTRAFLEENYVTDGMRTLLMEALRRLEGRSEQAVFKLTQAMGGGKTHNLITLGLLAKHPELRAAVLPGLPSAKALPPVRVIAFSGRETDVPHGIWGEIARQIGRHADFKDYYSPLKAPGRSAWINLLKGKPTLILLDELPPYLDNAKSIAVGNSDLSHVTATALTNLFEAVAEKELANVCIVLTDLVGTYAEASAQIADLLKQLQSEAQRHSMNLTPVQINTDEFYHILRKRLFKDLPPNEEVTEVAQAYAKAIREARQMDITAQSPEKFAQFIQDSYPFHPSIKDLYARFRENPGFQQTRALIRLMRIITSRLWQSGEAEKVYLIGVHNIDLNDPETLSEIRQINPTLDNAVAHDIASQGKAVAEVMDQNLGTNDTQDACRLIFMSSLANVPNAVVGLTIPEVVGYLCAPGRNLARLKSDILEKLATAAWYLHSNRDGRLFFKNVQNLVAKLESLSTAYVREQALKELRERLKTLFKPPMGWCYQEVLVLPSIDEIQVFQDRISLVISEPYVGQGLNPQLVQFYGQTPFKNRIAVLTGSRNTFDTLIDSAKRLKAIQHILDEMEADKTPQTDPQFKQADELRDRILGQFLSAVKETFSTLYYPFRQNDTDVFLSADFLMKYEGNKYNGEDQVIQVLKDKQKYTEDVTSDTFRKKIEARLFTTPVMLWSEVKRRAAMNPQWQWHRREALDAIKDDLVYREVWREDPAGYVDRNPPPPKTTSVQIQERSRHEDTGEVELKVTPVHGDTVYAEVGADATEASQKVEQGLYRTSEMEVSFLAVDSTRTHASGPDHKWRNRLTLKYKTYAGKRGNKIVELRAAPNKDGRTEIKYTTDGSDPKVSGGTYEEPFEVHRGTRFVLAVAMHGDVVSEVLTAEILWDRPDTDKQIDPDRPLTWTRRHEFNTTLESYGFLERLKAHPMSMSGIKVSVTGNRWAELTLHEKIQLGADALREAADAVRKLTNEGQLGIEVSALHFERGQGFLDWINENKTDYQASEVRQ